From a region of the Leptospira kmetyi serovar Malaysia str. Bejo-Iso9 genome:
- a CDS encoding aminotransferase class I/II-fold pyridoxal phosphate-dependent enzyme: MLKEVSEPHRTLCGERIPFENIHAVSVSLPQLTDVIGYEEKRTETLSRLKSGYPRFVAHSYIARILDYNREVKKINTPQFVVSSRKAADTIVQKFSIEKYEIIEDEGIVTLVIPELKELEKEILSFIQHTGCLASSRMAEDFLLKKGILQEIFREKVEKENPIGKILSQLSSFYGNLNPEILLSVSGMNGVYSVFEAFDRVRKKEGKKIWIRLGWLYVDNIRILEKYTEDSYVIHNATDLEELENFLKQNSDRVAGIITECPTNPLLLVPDYEKLKSIVDRYEIPLIADISVAGSAVINVLPYVDVVVESLTKFACGNGDLMMGAVVFNKGSRWFREIFPIGKEWIEEPYLRDCERLAYEIKDYEERVLKISENVKKLAAFFSEQPGIRNVFWTGSADSSQNFEKITRIPGIQSGVLSIELSIPLEKFYDRLALLKGPSFGTEFTLNMLYVYLAHYELVTQEEGRKFLKENGLDPNLIRISVGTENPDLLIQEYKKALEV, from the coding sequence ATGTTAAAAGAAGTCAGCGAACCCCATCGAACTCTCTGCGGAGAAAGAATTCCCTTTGAGAACATTCACGCGGTTTCCGTAAGCCTTCCGCAGTTGACGGACGTGATCGGTTACGAAGAAAAAAGAACCGAGACTCTTTCCCGATTGAAGTCGGGTTATCCTAGATTTGTAGCGCATTCTTACATCGCGAGAATTTTGGATTATAACCGAGAAGTTAAAAAAATAAACACGCCTCAGTTCGTCGTTTCGTCCCGAAAGGCCGCGGATACGATCGTACAAAAATTCTCCATCGAAAAATACGAAATCATAGAAGACGAAGGAATCGTAACTTTGGTGATTCCCGAACTCAAGGAATTGGAAAAGGAAATTCTTTCCTTTATACAACACACGGGATGTCTTGCGTCTTCCAGAATGGCGGAGGATTTTCTTTTAAAGAAGGGAATCCTTCAGGAAATATTCCGCGAGAAAGTCGAAAAAGAAAATCCGATCGGGAAAATTCTTTCCCAACTTTCTTCCTTTTACGGAAATCTAAATCCGGAAATTCTACTTTCCGTTTCCGGTATGAACGGAGTTTATTCCGTGTTCGAAGCTTTCGACCGCGTCCGGAAAAAAGAAGGAAAAAAAATCTGGATTAGACTCGGCTGGCTCTACGTAGACAATATTAGAATATTAGAAAAATATACGGAAGATTCTTACGTGATCCATAACGCGACGGATCTCGAGGAACTGGAGAATTTTCTAAAACAAAACTCGGATCGAGTTGCGGGAATCATCACCGAATGTCCGACCAATCCTCTTCTTCTCGTTCCCGATTATGAAAAACTAAAATCCATCGTGGATCGATACGAAATTCCTTTGATCGCGGATATCTCCGTTGCGGGTTCGGCGGTGATCAACGTTCTTCCCTATGTGGACGTGGTCGTGGAAAGTTTGACCAAGTTCGCTTGTGGAAACGGGGATCTTATGATGGGCGCGGTCGTATTCAACAAGGGTTCGCGTTGGTTCCGAGAAATTTTTCCGATCGGCAAAGAATGGATCGAAGAACCGTATCTTCGAGATTGTGAAAGACTCGCGTACGAAATCAAAGACTACGAAGAAAGAGTTCTCAAGATCAGCGAGAACGTAAAAAAATTAGCCGCGTTCTTTTCGGAACAACCCGGAATCCGAAACGTATTTTGGACCGGATCGGCCGATTCTTCCCAAAACTTTGAAAAGATCACGAGAATTCCCGGGATTCAATCGGGGGTTTTATCGATCGAACTTTCGATTCCTTTGGAAAAATTTTACGACCGACTCGCGCTTCTTAAAGGACCGAGTTTCGGAACCGAATTCACTCTCAACATGCTTTATGTTTATCTCGCGCACTACGAATTGGTAACACAGGAAGAAGGAAGAAAGTTCTTAAAGGAGAATGGATTGGACCCGAATCTGATCCGAATCTCGGTAGGAACCGAAAATCCGGATCTTTTGATTCAGGAATACAAGAAGGCTTTGGAAGTTTAA
- the prfA gene encoding peptide chain release factor 1: MIDRLEKIQEKYLRISEELNLAKDPSSLKNLYKERSRLTPLYLKVEEYLKIHKDRKDAEELIQSEKDEEMHSMLKEEIRQAGEKLDELEKELEILLLPPDPNSGKNILVEIRAGTGGEEAGLFVADLYRMYSRFADKQKIKSEIIDSSPTGIGGLKEIIFALEDDRAYDLFKFEGGTHRVQRIPSTESGGRIHTSAVTVAVLPEADEEEIEINESDLRIDVYRSSGAGGQHVNTTDSAVRITHIPTGVVVACQDEKSQHKNKAKALRILSARILEKQAEDKKQASDAIKKQMVGSGDRSERVRTYNFPQGRCTDHRIGFTSHNLSAIMEGDLEELIGALTEEDRARKISETQTH, from the coding sequence ATGATAGATAGACTTGAAAAAATACAAGAAAAATACCTTCGAATTAGCGAAGAGTTAAATCTGGCGAAAGATCCTTCTTCCTTGAAAAATCTTTACAAGGAAAGATCCAGACTTACCCCTCTTTATCTCAAAGTGGAAGAATATCTGAAGATCCACAAAGATAGAAAAGACGCCGAAGAATTGATCCAGTCCGAAAAGGACGAAGAAATGCATTCCATGCTCAAAGAAGAAATCCGCCAAGCCGGTGAAAAACTCGATGAACTGGAAAAGGAACTCGAAATTCTTCTTTTGCCTCCGGATCCGAACTCCGGAAAAAATATTCTCGTGGAAATCAGAGCCGGGACCGGCGGAGAAGAAGCCGGTCTTTTCGTGGCCGATCTTTACAGAATGTATTCCCGATTTGCGGACAAACAAAAGATTAAAAGTGAAATCATCGATTCGTCTCCGACGGGAATCGGCGGTCTGAAAGAAATTATTTTCGCCCTCGAAGACGATCGCGCCTACGATCTTTTCAAATTCGAAGGCGGAACACATCGGGTTCAAAGAATTCCGAGCACAGAATCCGGTGGAAGAATTCATACGAGCGCGGTGACCGTCGCCGTACTTCCCGAAGCCGACGAGGAAGAAATTGAAATCAACGAAAGCGATCTTAGAATCGACGTTTACCGTTCTTCGGGCGCGGGCGGTCAGCACGTAAACACGACCGATTCCGCGGTTCGGATCACGCACATTCCGACCGGAGTTGTCGTCGCTTGTCAGGATGAAAAATCCCAGCATAAAAACAAAGCGAAGGCTTTGCGGATTTTGAGCGCGAGAATTCTCGAGAAACAAGCCGAAGATAAAAAACAAGCCTCGGACGCGATTAAGAAACAAATGGTCGGAAGCGGAGATCGTTCCGAACGAGTGAGGACGTATAATTTTCCGCAGGGAAGATGTACGGATCATAGGATCGGATTCACGAGTCATAACCTTTCCGCAATCATGGAAGGCGATTTGGAAGAATTGATCGGAGCCTTAACCGAAGAGGATCGAGCTCGGAAAATTTCCGAAACCCAGACTCATTAA
- a CDS encoding NUDIX domain-containing protein yields MSKHGFFQITQKLFLRKGDELLILRDRKSGLGDLPGGRMNEDEFFEDWKLSMEREIEEELGPKVQVEISPKPLFVHKHRVNEGNFPCIIIAYHADFIGGEIVLSDEHDYIAWENVHSYRPSPLFTEYMLDAVNLYLKEYASLVH; encoded by the coding sequence TTGAGCAAACACGGCTTTTTTCAAATTACTCAAAAACTTTTCTTGAGAAAAGGGGACGAACTTCTAATTCTCAGAGACCGTAAATCCGGTTTAGGCGATCTTCCCGGCGGAAGAATGAACGAGGACGAATTCTTCGAAGACTGGAAACTCAGTATGGAACGGGAAATCGAGGAAGAATTGGGTCCGAAGGTTCAAGTCGAAATTTCTCCGAAGCCCTTGTTTGTTCACAAACACCGAGTGAACGAAGGAAATTTTCCGTGCATCATCATCGCATACCACGCCGATTTTATCGGAGGTGAAATCGTTCTTTCCGACGAACACGATTATATCGCCTGGGAAAACGTGCATTCCTACCGTCCGAGTCCTTTGTTTACCGAATACATGCTCGACGCGGTCAATCTGTATCTTAAGGAATATGCATCTTTAGTGCATTAG
- a CDS encoding rhomboid family intramembrane serine protease translates to MIATFFLANIFLPEHVIRHYFLNHPGKFDPVSWIGAVFYHGSLIHLFGNMFYLFFLGRAVEYKAGKGRWLLFFFMAALISTLLDSFIRGVILHDSTPVVGASGAISGIAAVAALLSPFSLRFNQKNIPFPVFLVAWIMVYSDITNVFTEDGVARWAHLGGFISVIFAAYFLKPTERKQLHSGFILNLIFIVLTLILAFFYTNR, encoded by the coding sequence ATGATTGCGACTTTCTTTCTCGCAAACATTTTTCTTCCCGAACATGTGATTCGTCATTATTTTCTAAATCATCCCGGAAAGTTCGATCCGGTTTCCTGGATCGGCGCGGTGTTCTATCATGGAAGTCTAATACACTTATTCGGGAATATGTTTTATCTTTTTTTTCTCGGAAGAGCAGTCGAATACAAAGCGGGAAAAGGAAGATGGCTTTTGTTCTTTTTTATGGCCGCTTTGATTTCGACTTTGTTGGATTCGTTTATACGGGGAGTGATTCTTCACGATTCGACTCCGGTGGTCGGAGCCTCGGGAGCGATCTCGGGAATCGCGGCCGTCGCGGCTTTGCTTTCTCCATTCTCCCTTCGTTTTAATCAGAAGAACATTCCTTTCCCCGTTTTTCTCGTGGCTTGGATCATGGTTTATTCCGATATCACGAACGTCTTCACCGAAGACGGGGTCGCACGTTGGGCGCATTTGGGAGGGTTTATCTCCGTAATTTTCGCGGCCTATTTTTTGAAACCGACGGAACGCAAACAACTTCACTCCGGTTTTATTCTCAACTTGATCTTTATCGTTTTGACTTTGATCCTCGCGTTCTTTTATACGAATCGCTGA
- a CDS encoding LA_3696 family protein has product MPVDLIHKIPIQIEETLGREGKDQFVAFLNEVFAELKNSIREDSFVQFETTLKPELIQVHSKMETLKMSLNGEIEKLRYDINLKNVNLQGEVKMEIAEIKIDMVNLRNELKTDIAELRAEMKSDLHELQKSIVDIHKTVAAQTSWILTGMFGVATLSAAMGKIIN; this is encoded by the coding sequence ATGCCCGTAGACTTAATCCATAAAATTCCGATTCAAATAGAAGAGACTTTGGGTCGAGAAGGAAAAGATCAATTTGTAGCTTTTTTAAACGAGGTGTTTGCGGAATTAAAAAATTCGATACGGGAAGACAGTTTTGTACAATTCGAAACGACTTTAAAACCCGAACTCATACAAGTTCATTCTAAAATGGAAACGTTGAAAATGAGTTTGAACGGAGAAATTGAAAAACTACGGTACGATATAAATCTAAAGAATGTAAATCTACAAGGAGAGGTAAAGATGGAAATTGCAGAAATCAAAATAGATATGGTCAATCTTAGAAACGAGTTAAAGACCGATATCGCGGAACTAAGAGCGGAGATGAAATCCGATCTACACGAATTACAAAAATCGATTGTCGACATTCATAAAACCGTCGCCGCCCAAACTAGTTGGATCTTAACGGGAATGTTCGGTGTTGCTACTCTTTCCGCTGCGATGGGAAAAATAATAAATTAA